The Salvelinus fontinalis isolate EN_2023a chromosome 9, ASM2944872v1, whole genome shotgun sequence genome has a window encoding:
- the LOC129862354 gene encoding mitogen-activated protein kinase 12-like, with protein sequence MSSRTRPGYCRQDVNKTTWEVPEQYRELKQVGTGAYGTVCSAVDFRTGTKVAIKKLHRPFQSELFAKRAYRELRLLKHMKHENVIGLVNVFTADLSLDRFHDFYLVMPFMGTDLGKLMKLQNLSEDKVQFLVYQMLKGLKYIHSAGIIHRDLKPGNLSVNQECELKILDFGLARQADSEMTGYVVTRWYRAPEVILSWMHYTQTVDIWSVGCIMAEMLSGKPLFKGNDHLDQLTEIMKITGTPTQDFITKLQSQDAKNYVKSLPKVQKKDLQELFSKVSSQAVTVIECMLLLDPESRVMAAEALALPYFSDFSEPEEETEAQPYDHSVDNSDLPLEQWKRHTFTEILSFQPQVVESRETAL encoded by the exons ATGTCGAGCCGGACCAGACCTGGCTACTGTCGCCAGGACGTGAACAAAACCACCTGGGAGGTACCCGAGCAGTACCGAGAGCTGAAACAGGTGGGGACGGGGGCTTACGGTACAGTCTG CTCTGCGGTGGACTTCAGGACAGGGACCAAGGTGGCCATTAAGAAGCTCCACAGGCCCTTCCAGTCTGAGCTCTTTGCTAAGAGGGCCTATCGGGAGCTGAGGCTGCTCAAACACATGAAACATGAAAAT gttattGGCCTTGTCAATGTATTCACTGCAGACCTCTCCTTGGACAGATTCCATGACTT CTATCTGGTGATGCCTTTCATGGGAACAGATCTGGGAAAGTTGATGAAGTTACAGAATCTCTCGGAGGACAAAGTACAGTTCCTGGTGTATCAGATGCTGAAGGGACTCAAG TATATCCATTCTGCTGGCATCATTCATAGG GACCTCAAACCTGGGAATCTGTCTGTTAACCAGGAATGTGAGCTCAAg ATCCTGGACTTTGGGTTGGCGCGGCAGGCTGACAGTGAGATGACAGGCTACGTAGTGACTCGCTGGTACAGAGCCCCTGAGGTCATCCTCAGCTGGATGCACTACACCCAGACTG TGGACATCTGGTCAGTTGGCTGCATCATGGCAGAGATGCTGTCGGGAAAACCACTGTTCAAAGGCAATGACC ACCTGGATCAGCTGACTGAGATCATGAAAATCACCGGGACGCCCACTCAGGACTTCATCACCAAACTGCAGTCTCAGGAT GCTAAAAACTATGTCAAAAGCCTTCCCAAAGTGCAAAAGAAAGACCTTCAGGAACTCTTTTCCAAAGTCAGCTCACAGG CGGTGACAGTTATAGAGTGCATGCTGCTGCTCGACCCAGAGAGTAGGGTGATGGCGGCGGAGGCCCTCGCCCTGCCATACTTCTCAGATTTTAGCGAGCCAGAGGAGGAGACTGAGGCCCAGCCTTACGACCACTCGGTAGACAACTCTGACTTACCCTTGGAACAGTGGAAAC GTCACACGTTCACAGAGATCTTATCTTTCCAGCCCCAAGTGGTTGAGTCCAGGGAAACCGCACTGTAA
- the LOC129862353 gene encoding pannexin-2-like — translation MQNILEQNLDMATALLAGEKLKELILPGSSQDEKGGMLAGLMVQLKLELPFDRVVTIGTVIIPILLVTLVFTRNFAEESIYCYTPHNFTRDQALYARGYCWTELRDAVPGVEPDLRPSLFEHKFLPYALLAFAGIMYIPALGWEFMASTRLTSELNFLLHEIDNCYHRAAEGRAPKIEKQIQSKGPGITEKERREIIENAEKEKSPEQNLFEKYLERRGQSNFLAKLYLARHLAIMCLSSIPISYLSAYWHRQRQNEFSCALGEPPDSSSIPELRLSVNCKLPAVQLQRIMAAVDIALLSTMNLVILVNLLHLFVVRKSNFVFDKLHKVGIKTRRRWQKSQFCDINILAMFCNENRDHIKSLNRLDFITNESDLMYDNVVRQLLAALAQSNHDATPSVRDSGIQTLDPNMDPSLLGVGELGGEPLVIKRPRKKMKWIPSSNPLPQPFKEPLTMTRLENSTKTEKPKPVRRKPVAENYVAPLSKSTQYPPSAKDMSAMEKKHSRNFTLDVHPYMLTIRKPTKVETVSTEPLPPDHTLDSVFIEGTHTIVHVSASITEKKDCTPESTKTVFSTMTVPTSIYLNDATPSPNPPSLADCHPTDSLIEQEEPEAQPAVFTRIPSHQLLSIHQILSMEEEGAGGQGARLAERPVGELIAAGEC, via the exons ATGCAGAACATCCTCGAGCAGAACTTAGACATGGCCACGGCTCTGCTGGCGGGAGAGAAGCTGAAGGAGCTGATCCTGCCTGGCTCTTCCCAGGATGAGAAGGGAGGAATGCTGGCCGGCCTTATGGTCCAGCTTAAACTGGAGCTACCATTTGACCGCGTAGTCACCATCGGCACAGTCATCATACCCATCCTACTCGTCACTCTTGTCTTCACAAGGAACTTTGCAG AGGAGTCAATCTACTGCTACACGCCTCACAACTTCACCCGTGACCAGGCCCTGTACGCACGAGGCTACTGCTGGACAGAGCTGCGTGACGCCGTTCCTGGGGTGGAGCCTGACCTTCGACCTTCGCTGTTTGAGCACAAGTTCCTACCCTACGCCCTGCTGGCTTTCGCCGGCATCATGTACATCCCTGCTTTGGGCTGGGAGTTCATGGCCTCCACAAGACTTACCTCCGAGCTCAACTTCCTGCTTCACGAGATCGACAACTGCTACCACCGGGCTGCCGAGGGCCGGGCCCCTAAGATCGAGAAGCAGATCCAGTCCAAAGGACCAGGCATCACGGAGAAAGAGAGACGAGAGATCATCGAGAACGCGGAGAAGGAGAAGAGCCCCGAGCAGAACCTGTTTGAGAAGTACCTGGAGAGGCGAGGCCAGAGCAACTTCCTGGCCAAGCTGTACCTTGCGCGCCACCTGGCCATCATGTGCCTCAGCTCCATCCCCATCTCCTACCTGAGCGCCTACTGGCACCGCCAGCGCCAGAACGAGTTCAGCTGTGCCTTGGGGGAGCCTCCAGACTCCAGCAGCATCCCTGAGCTGAGGCTCAGCGTCAACTGCAAACTGCCAGCCGTGCAGCTGCAGCGCATTATGGCCGCCGTAGACATCGCCCTGCTGAGCACCATGAACCTTGTCATCCTGGTCAACCTGCTGCACCTGTTCGTGGTGCGGAAGTCCAACTTCGTGTTCGACAAACTGCACAAGGTGGGCATCAAGACGCGGCGGCGCTGGCAGAAGTCTCAGTTCTGTGACatcaacatcttggccatgttctgtaacGAGAACCGCGACCACATCAAATCACTCAACCGCCTTGACTTTATCACCAATGAGAGTGACCTCATGTATGACAATGTGGTGAGGCAGCTGCTGGCCGCCCTGGCCCAGTCTAACCATGACGCTACACCCTCTGTGAGGGACTCAGGCATCCAGACCCTAGACCCCAACATGGACCCCTCTCTCTTGGGAGTGGGGGAGCTGGGAGGGGAGCCGCTGGTCATTAAACGACCACGCAAGAAGATGAAGTGGATCCCCAGCTCCAACCCCCTCCCCCAGCCTTTTAAG GAACCTCTGACAATGACGCGTTTGGAGAACAGCACTAAGACTGAGAAGCCCAAACCGGTGAGGAGGAAACCAGTGGCAGAGAACTATGTTGCTCCATTAAGCAAGAGCACACAGTACCCGCCCTCTGCCAAAG ATATGAGCGCAATGGAGAAAAAGCACAGTCGCAACTTTACCCTGGATGTTCACCCATACATGCTGACCATCCGTAAGCCCACCAAGGTAGAGACAGTCAGCACAGAGCCTCTGCCCCCTGACCACACCCTGGACTCTGTGTTCATCGAGGGCACACACACCATCGTCCATGTCTCTGCTTCTATCACAG aaAAGAAAGATTGCACCCCAGAGTCCACCAAAACGGTCTTCTCTACAATGACCGTCCCCACCAGCATCTATCTGAACGATGCCACTCCCAGCCCCAACCCACCCTCCCTCGCTGACTGCCACCCTACAGATTCCCTGATCGAACAAGAGGAGCCTGAAGCCCAGCCTGCAGTCTTTACTCGGATCCCTTCCCACCAGCTTCTAAGTATACACCAGATACTCAGTATGGAGGAAGAGGGGGCTGGAGGCCAGGGGGCCAGACTGGCTGAGAGACCCGTGGGGGAACTAATCGCTGCTGGGGAGTGCTGA
- the selenoo1 gene encoding selenoprotein O1, with amino-acid sequence MRSLLSFNRPTGFSWMTSLKLRLARSNFLRSGIVVVVRYFSAVVMDDMGLAVSRSPLERLEFDNVALKKLPLDTSEEPGPRRVTGACFSRVKPQPVVKPRFVAVSNDALALLGLNAMEVLNDPLGPEYLSGSKVMPGSEPAAHCYCGHQFGSFAGQLGDGAACYLGELKTPANQCPELLRENPSGRWEIQVKGAGLTPYSRQADGRKVLRSSIREFLCSEAVFALGVPTTRAGSLVTSDSKVVRDVYYSGNPRKERCSVVLRIAPTFIRFGSFEIFKATDENTGRQGPSYGHDAIRGQMIDYVIETFYPEIQQNHTDRVERNVAFFREVMLRTARLVAQWQCVGFCHGVLNTDNMSILGLTIDYGPYGFMDRFDPDFICNASDNSGRYSYQAQPAICRWNLARLAEALDPELPPGRAEAVLDEYLPLYNTFYLGNMRKKLGLLRREEPEDEMLITELLQTMHNTGADFTNTFRCLSQIPCPTEGDGEAEEGVIKMAKDLLLEQCASLEELKAANKPSMDPRELAMLLQLAQSNPSLFQMISDRRTVAMQLEKLGRLKELLEADELEVKAKHREDWATWITSYRQRLAREVEGQNDIQALQEERVKVMDGTNPRYVLRNYIAQNAIEAAENGDFSEVQRVLKVLEKPFSTQLGLEQLSWLGRGGVEGQRNEGGEEEEEEEGAQQGAEAASSRMHVPYDSKPPVWANEICVTUSS; translated from the exons ATGAGGTCTCTGCTGAGTTTTAACAGACCTACCGGCTTTAGTTGGATGACTTCTTTAAAACTTCGTCTTGCACGGTCAAATTTTCTTCGCTCTGGTATTGTCGTCGTGGTTAGATACTTCTCGGCTGTTGTTATGGACGACATGGGTCTGGCGGTCAGTCGTTCACCGCTCGAGCGCCTCGAATTTGACAATGTCGCACTCAAGAAACTTCCACTGGATACATCAGAAGAACCTGGTCCGCGAAGGGTGACAGGAGCCTGTTTCTCTCGAGTAAAACCACAGCCCGTGGTCAAGCCCAGATTTGTGGCCGTCTCAAATGATGCTTTAGCTTTGCTTGGGCTGAACGCCATGGAGGTTCTGAACGACCCACTGGGTCCAGAGTACCTGAGCGGCTCCAAAGTAATGCCAGGGTCCGAGCCTGCAGCGCACTGCTACTGCGGTCACCAGTTCGGGTCATTCGCCGGACAGCTGGGGGACGGGGCGGCCTGCTATCTTGGTGAACTAAAAACTCCAGCAAACCAGTGCCCCGAGCTTCTGCGAGAGAACCCCAGTGGCCGGTGGGAGATTCAGGTCAAAGGAGCTGGACTGACGCCCTACTCCAG ACAAGCGGATGGGCGTAAGGTGCTGCGCTCCAGCATCAGGGAGTTTCTCTGCAGCGAAGCAGTGTTTGCTCTCGGGGTGCCCACCACGAGGGCGGGGTCGCTGGTGACCTCTGACAGCAAGGTGGTACGGGATGTGTATTACAGTGGGAACCCCCGCAAAGAGAGGTGCTCTGTGGTCCTCCGCATCGCACCCACCTTCATCAG GTTTGGGTCCTTTGAGATCTTCAAGGCGACTGATGAGAACACAGGCCGCCAGGGCCCTAGCTACGGCCATGATGCGATCAGAGGTCAGATGATAGATTATGTCATAGAGACCTTCTACCCAGAGATCCAGCAGAACCACACTGACAGAGTGGAGAGGAATGTGGCATTTTTCAGAGAG GTGATGCTACGTACAGCTCGGCTGGTGGCCCAGTGGCAGTGTGTGGGTTTCTGCCATGGAGTCCTCAACACAGACAACATGAGCATTCTGGGACTCACAATAGACTATGGCCCCTATGGCTTCATGGACAG GTTTGATCCTGACTTCATCTGCAATGCCTCAGACAACTCAGGCCGCTATTCCTATCAGGCCCAACCGGCTATCTGCCGCTGGAACCTGGCTCGCCTGGCTGAAGCCCTGGACCCAGAGCTGCCCCCAGGCCGGGCAGAGGCTGTTCTGGACGAGTACCTGCCCCTCTACAACACCTTCTACCTGGGCAACATGAGGAAGAAGCTGGGCCTGCTGAGGAGGGAAGAACCGGAAGACGAGATGCTCATCACTGAGCTGCTGCAGACCATGCATAacacag GAGCAGACTTCACCAACACATTCCGCTGTCTGAGCCAGATCCCCTGCCCCACTGAGGGAGATGGGGAAGCAGAGGAAGGAGTCATCAAAATGGCCAAAGACCTCCTCCTGGAGCAGTGTGCCTCTCTGGAGGAGCTCAAGGCTGCCAACAAGCCCAGCATGGACCCACG TGAGTTGGCCATGCTGCTGCAGTTGGCCCAGAGCAACCCGTCCCTGTTCCAGATGATATCAGACCGGAGGACGGTGGCCATGCAGCTGGAGAAGCTGGGcaggctgaaggagctgcttGAGGCTGATGAGTTAGAGGTCAAGGCCAAGCACAGGGAGGACTGGGCCACCTGGATCACCTCATACAGGCAA CGTCTGGCTAGGGAGGTCGAGGGCCAAAATGACATCCAGGCACTGcaggaggagagagtgaaggtGATGGATGGCACCAACCCACGATATGTCCTCAGGAACTACATTGCCCAGAATGCAATAGAGGCAGCCGAGAACGGAGACTTCAGTGAG GTCCAGCGTGTGTTGAAGGTTCTGGAAAAGCCTTTCTCTACCCAGCTTGGTCTGGAGCAGCTGAGCTGGCTGGGccgggggggggtggaggggcagAGGAATGAgggtggagaggaagaagaggaggaggagggggcacaGCAGGGGGCAGAAGCAGCATCCTCCCGGATGCATGTTCCCTATGACAGCAAGCCCCCGGTTTGGGCCAATGAAATCTGTGTCACCTGATCTTCGTAG